The following proteins come from a genomic window of Finegoldia magna ATCC 29328:
- a CDS encoding acyl-CoA dehydrogenase family protein produces MNFYEESRKFALEHVEPYAKRSDEEGRFPVESFEEMGKAGYFKLLIPEEMGGLGKTAVEHQQAVLAFAESNPTAGLCYMMHNVALMTVLTNGNEELKKKVVKDIVENNKFMALAYSEFGTGTHFYIPEIKVTKDGGKFVFNGTKSMVTSATHASYYLILTPSTEKEGDINNWLIPLESEGLEFKMSHWKGIGMKGNVSCPMTMTDVKLDEVNRIGEEGSGVDQVFNVVAPYFILGLASVYTGLNLRLSKITNDYALKRKYPSGQCLANIETVQVHLAKIYANGMSAKALTELAARSLVDGEADAVCKIIAARVCAIENAIESSTLAMRVGGGKTYNCASEIQRLMRDAYAGQIMAPSLDVLNVWLGKAITGQPLL; encoded by the coding sequence ATGAATTTTTACGAAGAATCAAGAAAATTTGCATTGGAACATGTAGAACCATATGCAAAGAGATCAGATGAAGAAGGTAGATTTCCTGTAGAATCATTTGAAGAAATGGGAAAAGCTGGCTATTTCAAATTACTTATTCCAGAAGAAATGGGTGGTTTAGGAAAAACTGCTGTTGAACATCAACAAGCTGTTTTAGCATTTGCTGAAAGCAACCCAACTGCTGGCCTTTGTTACATGATGCACAACGTAGCATTGATGACAGTACTTACTAATGGCAACGAAGAATTAAAGAAAAAAGTTGTAAAAGACATAGTTGAAAACAACAAATTCATGGCTTTAGCATATTCTGAATTTGGAACTGGTACTCACTTCTACATTCCAGAAATCAAAGTTACTAAAGATGGTGGAAAATTTGTTTTCAATGGAACAAAATCAATGGTTACAAGTGCAACTCATGCAAGCTATTACTTAATTTTGACTCCATCAACAGAAAAAGAAGGAGACATCAACAACTGGTTAATTCCATTAGAATCTGAAGGATTAGAATTCAAGATGAGTCATTGGAAAGGTATTGGTATGAAAGGTAATGTTTCATGTCCAATGACTATGACAGATGTTAAATTAGACGAAGTTAACAGAATCGGTGAAGAAGGTTCAGGTGTTGATCAAGTGTTCAACGTTGTAGCTCCATACTTCATCTTAGGTTTAGCAAGTGTATACACTGGATTAAACTTAAGATTATCAAAAATTACAAATGACTATGCATTAAAGAGAAAATATCCATCAGGACAATGTTTAGCTAATATTGAAACAGTACAAGTTCACTTAGCTAAGATTTATGCTAACGGAATGAGTGCAAAAGCTCTTACAGAATTAGCAGCAAGATCATTAGTTGATGGTGAAGCTGATGCAGTATGCAAGATTATCGCAGCAAGAGTTTGTGCTATCGAAAATGCTATTGAATCTTCAACACTTGCAATGAGAGTTGGCGGCGGAAAGACTTACAACTGTGCATCTGAAATCCAAAGATTAATGAGAGATGCTTACGCTGGACAAATTATGGCTCCATCACTAGACGTTCTTAACGTTTGGTTAGGAAAAGCTATCACAGGTCAACCACTATTATAA